From the genome of Actinacidiphila yeochonensis CN732, one region includes:
- a CDS encoding 3-hydroxybutyryl-CoA dehydrogenase: MSDIQRVGVVGAGQMGSGIAEVCARAGLDVKVAETTGEALELGRARLANSLGRAAERGKISEQDRDAVLERLTFTTDLGDLADRDLVIEAVVEDEQVKLDIFRVLDQVVTREDAILASNTSSIPLVRLAVATSRPDMVMGIHFFNPAPVQRLVELIPALTTGSETLKRAEHLVTEVLGKHPIRARDRSGFVVNALLVPYLLSAVRMFESGIATREDIDNGMEMGCAHPMGPLRLSDLIGLDTVAAIAESMYDEFKEPLYAAPPLLRRMVDAGRLGRKSGAGFYSY, encoded by the coding sequence GTGAGTGACATCCAGCGCGTCGGAGTGGTGGGCGCGGGGCAGATGGGGTCGGGCATCGCGGAGGTGTGCGCGCGGGCCGGGCTCGACGTCAAGGTCGCCGAGACCACCGGCGAGGCGCTGGAGCTGGGCCGGGCCCGGCTGGCGAACTCCCTCGGGCGCGCCGCGGAGCGCGGCAAGATCAGCGAGCAGGACCGCGACGCCGTCCTGGAGCGCCTGACCTTCACCACCGACCTGGGCGACCTCGCCGACCGGGACCTGGTCATCGAGGCGGTGGTCGAGGACGAGCAGGTGAAGCTGGACATCTTCCGGGTCCTGGACCAGGTGGTCACCCGCGAGGACGCCATCCTCGCCTCCAACACCTCCTCCATCCCCCTGGTCCGGCTCGCGGTGGCGACCTCCCGCCCCGACATGGTGATGGGCATCCACTTCTTCAACCCGGCTCCGGTGCAGCGCCTGGTCGAGCTGATCCCGGCGCTCACCACCGGCAGCGAGACCCTGAAGCGGGCCGAGCACCTGGTCACCGAGGTGCTCGGCAAGCACCCGATCCGGGCCCGGGACCGCTCCGGCTTCGTCGTCAACGCGCTGCTGGTGCCGTACCTGCTGTCGGCGGTCCGGATGTTCGAGTCGGGCATCGCCACCCGCGAGGACATCGACAACGGCATGGAGATGGGCTGCGCCCACCCGATGGGCCCGCTGCGGCTCTCCGACCTGATCGGCCTGGACACCGTCGCGGCCATCGCCGAGTCCATGTACGACGAGTTCAAGGAACCGCTGTACGCGGCGCCGCCGCTCCTCCGGCGGATGGTGGACGCCGGCCGTCTGGGCCGCAAGTCCGGCGCGGGCTTCTACAGCTACTGA
- a CDS encoding cellulose binding domain-containing protein produces MTVTNTGSAAVNGWTIGWNFAEDQQISSLWNGDVTQSGKAVTVKAPSWGTSLAKGASVTVGFNATVGAKNSPVTAITLGGAACATASG; encoded by the coding sequence GTGACCGTCACCAACACCGGGTCCGCGGCCGTGAACGGCTGGACCATCGGCTGGAACTTCGCCGAGGACCAGCAGATCAGCTCGCTGTGGAACGGCGACGTCACCCAGAGCGGCAAAGCGGTGACGGTCAAGGCGCCGAGCTGGGGCACCAGCCTGGCCAAGGGCGCCTCCGTCACGGTCGGCTTCAACGCCACCGTCGGCGCGAAGAACTCCCCGGTCACCGCGATCACCCTGGGCGGAGCGGCCTGCGCCACCGCTTCCGGCTGA
- a CDS encoding beta propeller repeat protein — protein sequence MLRRPLAALVAALSLIGGALTAAAATAAAAPDRAAAPASAAAAAAPAASVADTYSWKNVQIGGGGFVPGIIFNQSEKNLAYARTDIGGAYRWNQSDQSWTPLLDSVGWDHWGRTGVVSLASDALAPDKVYAAVGTYTNDWDPGNGAVLRSSDRGATWQATDLPFKLGGNMPGRGMGERLAIDPNKDSVLYLGTPSGHGLWRSTDSGVTWSQVTAFPDAGNYADDPTDTTGYNSDNQGVVWVTFDPTTGTKGSATQTIYVGVADKDNTVFRSTDGGATWSRLAGQPTGYIAHKGVLDSVNGYLYIATSDTGGPYDGSAGQVWRYAVKTGTWTNISPMSDSDTYFGYSGLTIDREHPGTLMATGYSSWWPDTQIFRSTDSGATWTRAWDYTSYPNRQDRYTLNVSSVPWLTFGANPSPPEETPKLGWMTESLEIDPFDSNRMWFGTGATVYGTSDLTDWDTSGGKIALTPNVKGLEEIAVKGLISPPSGAPLLSALGDLGGFRHTDITKIPATMYQQPTFTTTDGIDYAESNPGIVVRVGDEDSGPHVAFSTDNGADWFAGTDPAGVTGGGTVAAAADGSAFLWSPAGTGVQHTTGFGSSWSAASGLPSGASIASDRVDAKRFYGFSGGRFYLSTDAGATFTATAASGLPSSGAVQIKALPGAKGDVWLAGGSDTGYGLWHSTDSGATFTKVTGVQEADTIGFGKAAPGASYPALYSSAEVGGVRGIYRSTDAGATWVRINDDAHQYGWTGAAITGDPRVYGRVYVGTNGRGIIYGDTSDTSGGGTTTPPTTPPTTPRPHRPRRRRPRPRPGRAPARPRTRWPTAGPAASRPR from the coding sequence ATGCTCCGCAGACCCCTCGCCGCGCTCGTCGCGGCCCTGTCCCTGATCGGCGGCGCCCTCACGGCCGCCGCCGCCACGGCCGCCGCGGCACCCGACCGGGCCGCCGCGCCCGCCTCGGCCGCTGCGGCCGCCGCACCCGCCGCCTCGGTGGCCGACACCTACAGCTGGAAGAACGTGCAGATCGGCGGGGGCGGCTTCGTCCCCGGCATCATCTTCAACCAGTCGGAGAAGAACCTCGCCTACGCCCGCACCGACATCGGCGGCGCGTACCGCTGGAACCAGTCCGACCAGTCCTGGACGCCGCTGCTGGACTCCGTGGGCTGGGACCACTGGGGCCGTACCGGGGTGGTGAGCCTGGCCAGCGACGCGCTGGCGCCGGACAAGGTGTACGCGGCCGTCGGCACGTACACCAACGACTGGGACCCGGGCAACGGCGCCGTCCTGCGCTCCTCCGACCGGGGGGCCACCTGGCAGGCCACCGACCTGCCGTTCAAGCTCGGCGGGAACATGCCCGGCCGCGGCATGGGCGAGCGGCTGGCCATCGACCCGAACAAGGACAGCGTCCTCTACCTGGGCACCCCCAGCGGCCACGGCCTGTGGCGCAGCACCGACTCGGGGGTGACGTGGTCGCAGGTCACGGCCTTCCCGGATGCCGGGAACTACGCCGACGACCCGACCGACACCACCGGCTACAACAGCGACAACCAGGGCGTCGTGTGGGTGACCTTCGACCCGACGACCGGCACCAAGGGGTCGGCCACCCAGACGATCTACGTGGGCGTCGCCGACAAGGACAACACCGTCTTCCGCTCCACCGACGGGGGCGCCACCTGGTCCCGGCTGGCCGGCCAGCCCACCGGGTATATCGCCCACAAGGGCGTGCTGGACAGCGTCAACGGCTACCTCTACATCGCCACCAGCGACACCGGCGGGCCCTACGACGGCTCGGCGGGCCAGGTCTGGCGGTACGCCGTGAAGACCGGCACCTGGACGAACATCAGCCCGATGTCGGACTCCGACACGTACTTCGGATACAGCGGCCTCACCATCGACCGGGAGCACCCGGGCACCCTCATGGCCACCGGGTACAGCTCCTGGTGGCCCGACACGCAGATCTTCCGCTCCACCGACAGCGGCGCCACCTGGACCCGCGCCTGGGACTACACCAGCTACCCGAACCGCCAGGACCGCTACACCCTGAACGTCTCCTCCGTGCCGTGGCTGACGTTCGGCGCGAACCCGTCGCCGCCCGAGGAGACCCCGAAGCTCGGCTGGATGACGGAGTCGCTGGAGATCGACCCGTTCGACTCCAACCGGATGTGGTTCGGCACCGGCGCCACGGTCTACGGCACCTCCGACCTCACCGACTGGGACACCTCCGGCGGGAAGATCGCCCTCACCCCGAACGTCAAGGGGCTGGAGGAGATCGCGGTCAAGGGCCTGATCAGCCCGCCCTCGGGGGCGCCGCTGCTGAGCGCGCTCGGCGACCTCGGCGGGTTCCGGCACACCGACATCACCAAGATCCCCGCGACGATGTACCAGCAGCCGACGTTCACCACCACGGACGGCATCGACTACGCGGAGAGCAACCCGGGCATCGTGGTGCGGGTGGGCGACGAGGACAGCGGCCCGCACGTGGCGTTCTCCACCGACAACGGCGCCGACTGGTTCGCCGGCACCGACCCGGCAGGGGTCACCGGCGGCGGCACCGTCGCCGCGGCGGCCGACGGCTCCGCGTTCCTGTGGAGCCCCGCGGGCACGGGCGTGCAGCACACCACCGGCTTCGGCTCCTCCTGGAGCGCGGCGAGCGGCCTGCCCTCGGGCGCGTCCATCGCCTCCGACCGGGTGGACGCCAAGCGCTTCTACGGCTTCTCCGGCGGCCGCTTCTACCTGTCGACCGACGCCGGGGCCACCTTCACGGCCACGGCCGCCTCCGGGCTGCCGTCCTCGGGCGCCGTGCAGATCAAGGCGCTGCCCGGCGCGAAGGGCGACGTCTGGCTGGCCGGCGGCAGCGACACGGGCTACGGGCTGTGGCACTCCACCGACTCCGGCGCGACCTTCACTAAGGTCACCGGCGTGCAGGAGGCCGACACCATCGGCTTCGGCAAGGCCGCGCCCGGCGCCTCCTACCCCGCCCTGTACAGCAGCGCGGAGGTCGGCGGGGTGCGCGGCATCTACCGCTCCACGGACGCCGGGGCCACCTGGGTGCGGATCAACGACGACGCCCACCAGTACGGCTGGACGGGAGCGGCCATCACCGGTGACCCGCGCGTCTACGGCCGTGTCTACGTGGGCACCAACGGCCGCGGCATCATCTACGGCGACACCTCGGACACCTCGGGCGGCGGCACCACCACTCCCCCGACCACACCGCCCACCACTCCCCGACCACACCGCCCACGACGCCGCCGACCTCGCCCCCGGCCGGGTCGGGCGCCTGCACGGCCGCGTACACGGTGGCCAACAGCTGGCCCGGCGGCTTCCAGGCCTCGGTGA
- a CDS encoding CehA/McbA family metallohydrolase: MCADGRCEQHVEPLDPGTVPAAASAEGVRRRRLLTAGLGAAAITLAPMSFAQAAQAADKKSGGAPAAGTQVTSTITGTLDTGAVDFVYLPVDVPEGVQKIAVSYSYDKPSVPSGVPANSCDIGIFDERGTALGGHGFRGWSGGARTSFEISNSEATPGYLPGPVKAGRWNVVLGPYQVAPQGMTYQVQVTLTYGPKGPSFVPNYPPQRAKGRGHSWYRGDCHLHTLYSDGKRLPSEVAAGARAAGLDFMVSTDHNTTSSHGVWGEYAGQDLLIITGEEVTTRNGHWLALGLPAGEWIDWRYRSRDDAFERFSRQVRRNGGLVVPAHMYCAYIASQWKFGFDDADATEVWTGPWTYDDEHAVSTWDQKLGEAVRTGKQWLPAMGNSDAHSEPQVIGLPHNVVYADDLATDALMDGIRAGRSWIAESSAVNLTFTATGNGKQAGIGQTLTVPSEAPVDISIDVQGVPNGTVRFITDEGQMHQASIGASGTGTVTWRTTASLAAYVRAEVRHPMADGSAGQGNTMGDALMFGPMAAMTNPVFLVGKVK, from the coding sequence ATGTGCGCTGACGGCCGCTGCGAGCAGCACGTCGAACCGCTCGACCCCGGCACCGTCCCTGCCGCCGCCTCAGCCGAGGGCGTGCGCCGCCGACGGCTGCTCACGGCCGGCCTGGGCGCGGCCGCCATCACCCTGGCCCCGATGTCCTTCGCCCAGGCCGCCCAGGCGGCCGACAAGAAGTCGGGCGGCGCGCCCGCCGCCGGCACCCAGGTGACCAGTACGATCACCGGCACGCTGGACACCGGCGCCGTCGACTTCGTCTACCTCCCCGTGGACGTTCCGGAGGGCGTGCAGAAGATCGCGGTCTCCTACTCCTACGACAAGCCGTCGGTTCCGTCCGGCGTCCCCGCCAACTCCTGCGACATCGGCATCTTCGACGAGCGCGGGACCGCGCTGGGCGGCCACGGCTTCCGCGGCTGGTCCGGCGGCGCCCGTACCTCGTTCGAGATCAGCAACTCCGAGGCCACCCCGGGCTACCTGCCCGGCCCGGTGAAGGCCGGACGCTGGAACGTCGTACTGGGCCCCTACCAGGTGGCCCCGCAGGGCATGACCTACCAGGTGCAGGTCACCCTGACCTACGGCCCCAAGGGTCCCTCCTTCGTGCCGAACTACCCGCCGCAGCGCGCCAAGGGCCGCGGCCACAGCTGGTACCGCGGCGACTGCCACCTGCACACCCTCTACTCCGACGGCAAGCGCCTGCCCTCCGAGGTCGCCGCGGGCGCCCGCGCCGCCGGGCTGGACTTCATGGTCTCCACCGACCACAACACCACCTCCTCGCACGGGGTGTGGGGCGAGTACGCCGGCCAGGACCTGCTGATCATCACCGGCGAGGAGGTCACCACCCGCAACGGCCACTGGCTCGCCCTCGGCCTGCCCGCCGGCGAGTGGATCGACTGGCGCTACCGCTCGCGTGACGACGCGTTCGAGCGCTTCTCCCGCCAGGTGCGGCGCAACGGCGGCCTCGTGGTGCCCGCGCACATGTACTGCGCCTACATCGCCTCGCAGTGGAAGTTCGGCTTCGACGACGCGGACGCCACCGAGGTGTGGACCGGTCCGTGGACCTACGACGACGAGCACGCGGTCAGCACCTGGGACCAGAAGCTCGGCGAGGCGGTCCGCACCGGCAAGCAGTGGCTGCCGGCGATGGGCAACAGCGACGCGCACAGCGAGCCGCAGGTCATCGGCCTGCCGCACAACGTCGTGTACGCCGACGACCTCGCCACGGACGCGCTGATGGACGGCATCCGCGCCGGCCGCAGCTGGATCGCGGAGTCCTCCGCCGTCAACCTCACCTTCACCGCCACCGGGAACGGGAAGCAGGCCGGCATCGGCCAGACGCTGACCGTGCCGTCCGAGGCTCCCGTCGACATCAGCATCGACGTGCAGGGGGTGCCGAACGGCACCGTCCGCTTCATCACCGACGAGGGCCAGATGCACCAGGCGTCGATCGGCGCCTCCGGCACCGGCACGGTGACCTGGCGTACGACGGCCTCCCTCGCCGCCTACGTGCGCGCCGAGGTGCGCCACCCGATGGCGGACGGCTCCGCCGGCCAGGGCAACACCATGGGCGACGCGCTGATGTTCGGCCCCATGGCCGCGATGACCAACCCCGTCTTCCTGGTGGGCAAGGTCAAGTGA
- a CDS encoding DUF7873 family protein — translation MAKLNQIIAVEKGVKNKAQQELTAAHHDLQKPALLSGISRTYQPKDEEGEQLPPESTRVQLKAEQVLKSTAAVLTRLLDVTATKDWANCEARADITVDGRTLVPAVPVSYLLFLEKQLTDLHTFVRKLPVLDAAEAWSPDPSSDDWKTEAVRTIRTKKVPRNHVKAEATEKHPAQVEVYYEDVPVGYWTTVRFSGALPARRVNELLERVEKLQQAVKFAREEANGEEVTDQRVGDAVFGYLLGH, via the coding sequence GTGGCGAAACTGAACCAGATCATCGCAGTGGAGAAGGGCGTCAAGAACAAGGCGCAGCAGGAACTGACCGCGGCCCACCACGACCTGCAGAAGCCGGCGCTCCTCTCGGGCATCTCACGGACCTACCAGCCCAAGGACGAGGAGGGTGAGCAACTGCCGCCCGAGTCGACCCGGGTGCAGCTCAAGGCCGAGCAGGTACTCAAGTCCACCGCCGCGGTGCTCACCCGCCTCCTCGACGTGACCGCCACGAAGGACTGGGCGAACTGCGAGGCACGCGCCGACATCACCGTCGACGGCCGCACCCTGGTTCCCGCCGTACCCGTCTCCTACCTGCTCTTCCTGGAGAAGCAGCTCACCGACCTGCACACGTTCGTCCGCAAGCTGCCCGTCCTGGACGCGGCCGAGGCGTGGAGCCCCGACCCGTCGTCCGACGACTGGAAGACGGAGGCGGTACGCACCATCCGCACCAAGAAGGTGCCGCGCAACCACGTCAAGGCCGAGGCGACCGAGAAGCACCCCGCGCAGGTGGAGGTGTACTACGAGGACGTACCGGTCGGCTACTGGACCACCGTGAGGTTCTCCGGCGCACTGCCCGCCCGGCGTGTCAACGAACTGCTGGAGCGGGTCGAGAAGCTCCAGCAGGCGGTGAAGTTCGCCCGGGAGGAGGCCAACGGCGAGGAGGTCACCGACCAGCGCGTCGGTGACGCCGTCTTCGGCTACCTGCTGGGCCACTGA
- a CDS encoding tyrosine-type recombinase/integrase — MKRPAASRRTRSRTNGDRTVYQCKGGRWEAAGYVLAPGTTRRRVRVYGTTRRRVRVYGTTRKEALAKLTEKTAASNKGVPAPSAQGSVAAYLTSWLETVAVHRLRETTHTRYTACVRLYLLPGLGRKKLAKLTAKDVRTWLNHLRTTCQCCTRGLDARRDEARCCAVGTCCHKRLSPLTLAYVHSVLKSALGHAVREEETPRNVARNVRMGTPRPRRFEPLTAVEARAFLAATHGHRLHALFELALRTGLSKGEFLGLRWEDLDLAGGTASIRRTLQRTRTGGLTALPTKTQNSERRIALRTECLRSLTQHRNRQAREREAAGTGWKATGYVFTRPDGSPIEGATLTRHFNTLLRRAALRRIRFHDLRHSAATLLLEQGVELVVIKKLLGHAHIGVTATVHAHVRLRLQRDAIDLLGNALRNPAEITGKPDDEPPLCAAVVR; from the coding sequence ATGAAGCGCCCCGCTGCATCCCGCCGCACCCGCTCCCGTACCAACGGCGACAGAACCGTCTACCAGTGCAAGGGCGGCCGCTGGGAAGCCGCCGGATACGTCCTCGCTCCCGGCACCACCCGCCGCCGTGTCCGCGTCTACGGCACCACCCGCCGCCGCGTCCGCGTCTACGGCACCACCCGCAAAGAGGCCCTGGCCAAACTCACCGAGAAGACCGCCGCCAGCAACAAGGGTGTCCCGGCACCGTCCGCCCAGGGGAGCGTCGCCGCGTACCTGACGTCCTGGCTGGAGACCGTCGCCGTGCACCGGCTCCGCGAGACCACCCACACCCGCTACACCGCCTGCGTCCGCCTCTACCTGCTCCCCGGCCTGGGACGGAAGAAGCTCGCCAAACTCACCGCCAAGGACGTCCGCACCTGGCTCAACCATCTCCGCACCACCTGCCAGTGCTGCACACGCGGCCTCGACGCCCGGCGTGATGAGGCCCGTTGCTGCGCCGTCGGGACGTGCTGCCACAAGCGGCTCTCCCCGCTGACCCTGGCCTACGTGCACTCCGTCCTCAAGTCCGCCCTGGGGCACGCCGTGCGCGAGGAGGAGACCCCGCGCAACGTCGCCCGCAACGTCCGCATGGGTACCCCACGCCCCCGCCGCTTCGAACCGCTCACCGCCGTAGAAGCCCGTGCGTTCCTCGCCGCCACCCACGGACACCGACTGCACGCGCTGTTCGAACTCGCCCTGCGCACGGGACTGAGCAAGGGCGAATTCCTCGGCCTTCGCTGGGAAGACCTCGACCTGGCCGGCGGAACCGCCAGCATCCGCCGCACCCTCCAGCGCACCCGCACCGGCGGCCTGACCGCCCTACCGACCAAGACCCAGAACTCGGAACGGCGCATCGCCCTGCGCACGGAGTGCCTGCGCTCCCTCACACAGCACCGCAACCGACAGGCCCGGGAACGCGAAGCGGCGGGGACCGGCTGGAAGGCGACCGGCTACGTCTTCACCCGGCCCGACGGCTCACCGATCGAGGGAGCCACCCTCACCCGGCACTTCAATACCCTGCTCCGCCGGGCCGCCCTCCGCCGCATCCGCTTCCACGACCTCCGGCACTCGGCAGCGACCCTCCTCCTGGAGCAGGGCGTCGAACTCGTCGTCATCAAGAAGCTGTTGGGCCACGCCCACATAGGGGTGACCGCGACGGTCCACGCCCACGTCCGACTCCGCCTCCAACGCGACGCCATCGACCTTCTTGGTAATGCCCTCCGCAACCCCGCCGAGATCACCGGCAAGCCCGACGACGAACCACCCCTCTGCGCAGCAGTCGTCCGCTGA
- a CDS encoding DUF1851 domain-containing protein, with the protein MYENFLAAYPEDAGDEARHATGYLLMEMTGGQELMALGAGKSFGGGIVRIHDVDQSRRAAILIGEAFPEYRDRIVPFAKDWLGRQFAVPARNGTPIAGQILFIEPGSGDAFVIDATLVDLLDREMVEDPDTFLAADLFSEWRLGNSEQIAAEKCVGFKVPLFLGGQGAVDNLEVSDEEVYWSLFGQLRSQVKG; encoded by the coding sequence ATGTACGAGAATTTCTTGGCTGCGTATCCAGAAGATGCTGGGGATGAGGCACGTCACGCGACTGGATATCTCCTCATGGAAATGACGGGAGGCCAAGAGTTGATGGCGCTCGGCGCGGGAAAGTCCTTTGGTGGTGGAATCGTACGGATCCACGATGTCGACCAATCCCGCCGTGCCGCGATCCTCATTGGGGAAGCCTTTCCCGAGTACCGGGATCGCATCGTCCCATTCGCTAAGGACTGGCTGGGACGGCAGTTTGCGGTTCCCGCTCGCAATGGAACGCCAATTGCCGGTCAGATTCTCTTTATTGAGCCTGGATCTGGAGATGCCTTCGTCATTGACGCCACTCTGGTCGACCTTCTTGATCGGGAGATGGTTGAGGATCCGGATACATTTCTTGCAGCTGATCTATTCTCGGAGTGGCGCCTTGGGAATTCTGAACAGATCGCAGCTGAGAAGTGTGTAGGATTCAAGGTCCCCCTCTTTCTTGGAGGGCAGGGAGCTGTTGATAATCTTGAGGTAAGTGATGAAGAGGTTTACTGGAGTCTGTTTGGTCAATTGCGGTCGCAAGTCAAGGGCTGA
- a CDS encoding polymorphic toxin-type HINT domain-containing protein, producing MNILGFSDYVDCKKEDMPACAALGVNAFLHTKWGEDLRLTAKELKRIAKDGCSFIPSTQVLMADGKTKPIGKIAPGDKVQSANPLTGSHKGTRTVTATHINHDDDLLDLTVETSPGHISTLHTTDNHPFWDDTTHTWVPAGDLTLGDALETARNTHVHVALHAVAGATDMYNLTIDQLHTYYVLAGATPVLVHNCGNDPEAVHLDLNYKDGWDADQKAAADGKVEYLDGLAKNGDLVKTDAVRVEKGSAAGRLRKAGQDVPSGSDGDHMRDLQLGGSDTLDNLSPLEASVNRSLGPQIAGRLRGLPNGTRICGVSIC from the coding sequence TTGAATATTCTCGGCTTCTCCGACTACGTTGACTGCAAAAAAGAAGACATGCCCGCATGCGCGGCATTGGGAGTCAATGCATTCTTGCATACTAAATGGGGGGAGGATCTACGGCTCACCGCGAAGGAACTAAAGCGGATCGCCAAGGACGGCTGCAGCTTCATCCCCTCCACCCAGGTGCTGATGGCGGACGGAAAAACCAAACCGATCGGCAAAATCGCGCCAGGCGACAAAGTCCAATCAGCCAACCCTCTCACGGGAAGCCACAAGGGCACGCGCACCGTCACGGCCACACACATCAACCACGACGACGACCTCCTCGACCTCACGGTCGAAACTTCGCCCGGCCACATTTCCACCCTTCACACCACCGACAACCACCCCTTCTGGGATGACACCACCCACACATGGGTCCCGGCCGGCGACCTCACCCTCGGCGACGCCCTGGAAACTGCCCGCAACACCCACGTCCACGTCGCCCTCCATGCGGTCGCGGGAGCGACCGACATGTACAACCTGACCATCGACCAACTCCACACGTACTATGTACTGGCGGGGGCCACGCCGGTATTGGTTCACAACTGCGGCAATGACCCGGAAGCCGTCCACCTCGACCTCAACTACAAGGATGGTTGGGATGCGGACCAGAAGGCTGCTGCCGATGGAAAGGTGGAATACCTCGACGGGCTCGCCAAGAATGGTGACCTGGTCAAAACCGACGCGGTGCGGGTGGAGAAGGGTTCCGCGGCAGGCCGTCTCCGTAAGGCTGGTCAGGACGTTCCGAGCGGCTCTGACGGGGACCACATGCGGGATCTACAGCTCGGTGGAAGTGACACCCTTGATAACCTTTCGCCTCTGGAGGCAAGTGTGAACAGGAGTCTGGGTCCACAGATCGCAGGGCGACTGAGAGGCCTGCCGAACGGGACGCGTATCTGTGGTGTTTCTATCTGCTAG
- a CDS encoding RHS repeat-associated core domain-containing protein, with product MPHSLRRSATRTIVDGGCAGDTVLYLGDTEVHLKTGTTSAWAQRYYTAAGTTIALRSTQTGKNTLTWLASDPHGTSSLAIDADTQAVTKRYTTAFGAPRTGSTGTWPDDKGFLGDPADPDSGLTYIDAREYDPNTGRFISVDPILDTSDPQSLNGYAYADNNPATDSDPTGQILRSGDGEDGNGNPIQSGATVCPSLKNPACPDYGSDAYGSNGGSNGGSGSGDATQSRLQPEMPERTRRVEMRIFGMRGGHQHPRMVPAQRSRMRADRERSSDQPDSGKPARRDVEYSRLLRLR from the coding sequence GTGCCCCACAGCCTCCGCAGGTCCGCCACCCGCACGATCGTCGACGGCGGCTGCGCCGGCGACACCGTCCTCTACCTCGGCGACACCGAAGTCCACCTCAAAACCGGCACCACCTCCGCATGGGCCCAGCGGTACTACACCGCCGCCGGCACCACCATCGCCCTGCGCAGCACACAGACCGGCAAAAACACCCTGACCTGGTTGGCCTCCGACCCGCATGGCACCAGCAGCCTCGCCATCGACGCCGACACCCAGGCAGTCACCAAGCGCTACACCACCGCATTCGGCGCCCCGCGCACCGGCAGCACCGGAACCTGGCCCGACGACAAGGGATTCCTCGGCGACCCCGCCGACCCCGACTCGGGCCTCACCTACATCGACGCCCGCGAATACGACCCGAACACCGGCCGCTTCATCTCCGTCGACCCCATCCTCGACACCAGCGACCCGCAATCCCTCAACGGCTACGCGTACGCGGACAACAATCCCGCGACCGACTCTGACCCAACAGGTCAAATACTCAGGAGTGGGGACGGCGAGGATGGCAATGGCAACCCCATCCAATCCGGGGCCACCGTTTGCCCCAGCTTGAAGAACCCGGCCTGCCCTGACTACGGCTCCGATGCCTACGGTTCTAATGGCGGCAGTAACGGTGGTAGCGGCAGCGGGGATGCGACGCAATCCAGACTGCAGCCAGAAATGCCAGAACGGACTCGACGCGTCGAAATGCGGATCTTTGGGATGCGAGGCGGTCACCAACACCCCAGAATGGTGCCAGCACAACGAAGTCGAATGCGCGCCGATCGCGAAAGATCCTCAGATCAACCGGACAGCGGGAAGCCTGCTCGACGCGACGTTGAATATTCTCGGCTTCTCCGACTACGTTGA